A stretch of the Hydra vulgaris chromosome 09, alternate assembly HydraT2T_AEP genome encodes the following:
- the LOC136085250 gene encoding uncharacterized protein LOC136085250, with the protein MVKVKKEYCEELRGKICILREEGYSYRKIASRLKISESGVRYALQRLHDIGSNSDRSRSGRPRVTSRQEDTFIVVSSKRNRKIPATILTAELNKTRVKPVSTDTVKRRLRSVNLTGRVAARKPLLRALNKKKDWNGQKCIKIGD; encoded by the coding sequence ATGGTGAAAGTAAAGAAAGAATATTGTGAAGAACTTCGTGGCAAAATATGTATTTTACGTGAAGAAGGTTATTCATATAGAAAAATTGCTTCCAGGTTAAAAATATCCGAATCAGGTGTGAGATATGCTCTGCAACGATTGCATGATATTGGTTCCAACAGTGACAGATCACGTTCTGGAAGACCAAGAGTTACATCACGGCAAGAAGATACGTTTATTGTTGTGTCCAgcaaaagaaatagaaaaattccAGCGACAATTTTAACAGCAGAACTCAACAAAACAAGGGTAAAGCCAGTATCAACTGATACTGTAAAAAGAAGACTAAGATCAGTCAACTTAACTGGACGCGTTGCTGCACGTAAACCTTTGTTGAGGGCATTAAATAAGAAGAAAGATTGGAATGGgcaaaaatgcataaaaattggGGATTAG